A region of Thermobifida halotolerans DNA encodes the following proteins:
- a CDS encoding electron transfer flavoprotein subunit beta/FixA family protein: MNIVVLVKQVPDTETERKLNPADSTVDRAASDGVINELDEYAIEEALLLKEKHGGEVTILTMGPEQASDSIRKALSMGADKAVHVSDDALAGSDALQTAYALAQALGTLEYDLVILGSESTDARTGVVGAALAEYLGLPQLTLANKVDIDGSSVRIQRQTDDGYQVVEATLPAVISVVEKINEPRYPSFKLIMAAKKKPVAKLGIADAGIDAAKVGLANATTEVVDFAPAPPRAAGTVVKDEGNGGGQIADFLASKKFV; encoded by the coding sequence ATGAACATTGTCGTCTTGGTCAAGCAGGTCCCGGACACCGAGACCGAACGCAAGCTGAACCCGGCGGACAGCACGGTGGACCGTGCCGCATCCGACGGGGTGATCAACGAACTCGACGAGTACGCCATCGAGGAGGCACTGCTTCTCAAGGAGAAGCACGGCGGCGAGGTGACCATCCTCACCATGGGCCCCGAACAGGCCTCGGACTCCATCCGCAAGGCCCTCTCCATGGGCGCGGACAAGGCGGTGCACGTCAGCGACGACGCGCTGGCGGGCTCCGACGCGCTGCAGACCGCCTACGCGTTGGCGCAGGCGCTGGGCACCCTCGAGTACGACCTGGTGATCCTGGGGTCGGAGTCCACCGACGCGCGCACCGGCGTCGTGGGCGCGGCCCTGGCCGAGTACCTGGGGCTGCCGCAGCTCACCCTGGCCAACAAGGTCGACATCGACGGTTCGTCGGTGCGGATCCAGCGCCAGACCGACGACGGCTACCAGGTGGTCGAGGCCACCCTGCCGGCCGTCATCTCGGTGGTCGAGAAGATCAACGAACCGCGCTACCCGTCGTTCAAGCTGATCATGGCCGCCAAGAAGAAGCCGGTCGCCAAACTCGGCATCGCCGACGCGGGCATCGACGCCGCCAAGGTCGGCCTGGCCAACGCCACCACCGAGGTCGTCGACTTCGCTCCGGCGCCGCCCCGCGCGGCCGGAACCGTCGTCAAGGACGAGGGCAACGGCGGCGGACAGATCGCCGACTTCCTGGCCAGCAAGAAGTTCGTGTAG